A section of the Thermodesulfobacteriota bacterium genome encodes:
- a CDS encoding PIN domain-containing protein: MDTSVWIAFFRQREPCHRLVAGLIDEERVCCTGIILAELIQGAKSDKELSVLDSFLQVFEFLPESPRLWAQAGRLSGRLRQQGMAIGLADCFIATAALAANLPVATLDGHFRILHQTAGVELLPLEPAAE; this comes from the coding sequence GTGGACACCTCGGTCTGGATCGCCTTCTTCCGCCAGCGCGAGCCGTGCCACCGGCTGGTGGCCGGGCTGATTGATGAGGAGCGGGTCTGCTGCACCGGCATCATCCTGGCCGAGCTCATCCAGGGGGCCAAGTCGGACAAGGAGCTGTCGGTGCTGGACAGCTTCCTCCAGGTGTTCGAATTCCTTCCCGAGTCACCCCGGTTGTGGGCCCAGGCCGGGCGCCTCTCTGGCCGTCTGCGGCAACAGGGCATGGCCATCGGCCTGGCCGACTGCTTCATCGCCACCGCCGCGCTTGCCGCCAACCTGCCGGTGGCGACCCTGGACGGCCATTTCCGGATCCTGCACCAGACGGCCGGGGTCGAGCTGCTGCCGCTCGAGCCAGCGGCGGAATAG
- a CDS encoding sterol desaturase family protein, with product MESELIIRLGGFLGAFLACALWERLAPRRPLSAGRRLRWLANLGVTLLNSMALRLLFPVLAVGSAAAAAARGWGLLNNYPLPGWLAVITSLVLLDFVIYVQHVLFHTLPLLWRLHMVHHADLDVDVTTGLRFHPLEIMLSMLIKIATVLLIGAPVLSVLVFEVVLNATSIFNHSNAAMRPALDRVLRLLVVTPDMHRVHHSVTIRETNSNFGFNLPWWDRIMGTYRPQPVAGHTGMTIGLAQFRPPQPQGLGWMLLLPFRGNPGAYAINQRGQEPRS from the coding sequence ATGGAATCCGAGCTCATCATCCGGCTGGGCGGCTTTCTCGGCGCCTTTCTCGCGTGCGCTCTCTGGGAGCGACTCGCCCCCCGCCGCCCGCTCAGCGCCGGGCGGCGCCTGCGCTGGCTCGCCAATCTGGGCGTGACCTTGCTGAACAGCATGGCCTTGCGGCTGCTGTTCCCCGTGCTGGCCGTGGGCAGTGCGGCCGCGGCCGCGGCGCGGGGCTGGGGACTGCTCAACAACTACCCCCTCCCGGGCTGGCTCGCGGTCATCACCAGCCTCGTCCTGCTCGATTTTGTCATCTACGTGCAACACGTCCTTTTCCACACGCTGCCGCTCTTGTGGCGCCTGCACATGGTGCATCACGCCGATCTCGATGTGGACGTGACCACGGGCCTGCGTTTTCATCCCCTGGAGATCATGCTCAGCATGCTGATCAAGATCGCCACCGTGCTCCTCATCGGCGCCCCCGTGCTCTCGGTCCTCGTCTTCGAGGTGGTGCTCAACGCCACCTCCATCTTCAATCACAGCAACGCTGCCATGCGGCCGGCCCTGGACCGCGTCCTTCGCCTCCTGGTGGTCACGCCGGATATGCACCGTGTCCACCACTCGGTGACCATTCGCGAGACGAACAGCAATTTCGGCTTCAACCTTCCCTGGTGGGATCGCATCATGGGCACCTACCGGCCACAGCCCGTGGCCGGGCATACCGGCATGACCATCGGGCTCGCCCAGTTCCGCCCCCCGCAGCCCCAGGGCCTGGGCTGGATGCTGCTCCTGCCCTTCCGCGGCAACCCCGGCGCCTACGCCATCAATCAGCGCGGACAAGAGCCCCGGTCTTGA